The Chiloscyllium plagiosum isolate BGI_BamShark_2017 chromosome 8, ASM401019v2, whole genome shotgun sequence genome includes a window with the following:
- the LOC122552274 gene encoding N-acetylmuramoyl-L-alanine amidase-like isoform X1, translating to MSVHVQIQCCSLLLWWLYPVLGSVRAPDYHLDNVLSIIEELEGLAPALTILDVATGLGGLRTSDQDYRHLLLGDGSAPPASLPPLSEDQLSFMRDVMNHRASPPAERGVVLTPDGTTIALANLMAGIEAGLRRKKDCSWPDVAGDAPIDNLYALTLAKDLGLAIVAHHSNSSQVLLGPNGCWDNVISPQVFTGLGPLSLATDAVMNGGMDGFILGHLLTQFQGPPLPKLSAVLRDYYGETQGQIGLKANARRKNFQSKVDLNSFTNQVISAVYLYDYIRNDSILQHLNDSILRRISEQGVKQFHHHYLECPAIIPRCLWAARPYKGSPVMLALPLHFVYIHHTYVPSQPCTTFRHCAANMRSMQRFHQDVRQWDDIGYNFVAGSDGYIYEGRGWFWQGAHTKGQNSRGYGVSFIGNYTTELPDQAAMELVKETFMRCAVANNRIVSDYAVQGHRQHRPTLCPGERLFNEIKTWEAFREVEQANGTTGEL from the exons ATGTCAGTCCACGTACAGATTCAGTGCTGCTCCCTGCTCCTCTGGTGGCTTTACCCTGTCCTCGGCTCTGTCAGAG CACCAGACTATCACCTCGATAATGTCTTAAGCATCATCGAGGAGTTGGAAGGCCTCGCCCCAGCGTTGACTATTCTCGATGTGGCCACTGGCCTAGGGGGACTGCGGACCTCTGACCAGGATTACCGCCATCTTCTTCTCGGTGATGGCTCAGCCCCTCCCGCTTCTCTGCCACCTCTCTCCGAAGACCAGCTGTCTTTTATGAGAGACGTCATGAACCACAGAGCCAGCCCTCCAGCTGAGCGCGGTGTGGTCCTCACTCCGGACGGGACCACCATCGCTTTGGCCAACCTGATGGCGGGGATAGAAGCTGGACTGAGAAGGAAGAAGGACTGCTCTTGGCCGGACGTAGCTGGGGACGCCCCGATTGATAATCTTTACGCTCTGACGTTAGCCAAAGATCTCGGCTTAGCAATCGTGGCCCATCACTCAAACAGCAGCCAGGTGTTACTGGGACCCAATGGCTGCTGGGACAATGTGATTTCTCCTCAGGTTTTCACTGGGCTGGGTCCCTTgtctctcgccacagatgctgtgaTGAATGGAGGCATGGATGGCTTCATCCTGGGACACCTTCTAACTCAGTTCCAAGGCCCACCATTGCCCAAGCTCAGTGCTGTGCTGAGGGATTACTATGGCGAGACCCAGGGGCAGATAGGCCTCAAGGCCAATGCACGGCGAAAGAACTTTCAGTCAAAGGTTGACCTCAATTCTTTTACCAATCAGGTTATAAGTGCAGTTTATCTATATGACTACATCAGGAATGATTCAATTCTCCAACACCTCAATGACAGCATCCTTAGAAGAATTTCTGAGCAAGGAGTTAAACAGTTTCATCATCACTATCTTG AATGTCCCGCCATTATTCCTCGGTGCCTGTGGGCTGCCAGACCGTACAAAGGGTCTCCGGTGATGCTCGCGCTTCCCCTGCACTTTGTCTATATCCACCACACCTACGTGCCCAGCCAGCCCTGCACCACCTTCCGCCATTGTGCAGCGAACATGAGGAGCATGCAACGCTTCCACCAGGATGTTCGTCAATGGGACGACATCGGCTACAA CTTTGTTGCAGGCTCTGATGGATACATCTATGAAGGACGTGGATGGTTCTGGCAGGGAGCTCACACCAAAGGGCAGAACTCAAGGGGGTATGGAGTCAGTTTTATCGGTAACTACACCACCGAGCTCCCAGACCAGGCAGCAATGGAACTAGTCAAGGAAACGTTCATGAGGTGCGCTGTTGCTAACAACAGAATCGTCAGTGATTACGCCGTTCAGGGCCATCGGCAACACAGACCAACCCTGTGCCCAGGGGAAAGGCTCTTCAACGAAATCAAGACCTGGGAGGCATTCAGG GAGGTCGAACAAGCCAATGGAACCACTGGTGAGTTGTAA
- the LOC122552274 gene encoding N-acetylmuramoyl-L-alanine amidase-like isoform X2: MSVHVQIQCCSLLLWWLYPVLGSVRDYHLDNVLSIIEELEGLAPALTILDVATGLGGLRTSDQDYRHLLLGDGSAPPASLPPLSEDQLSFMRDVMNHRASPPAERGVVLTPDGTTIALANLMAGIEAGLRRKKDCSWPDVAGDAPIDNLYALTLAKDLGLAIVAHHSNSSQVLLGPNGCWDNVISPQVFTGLGPLSLATDAVMNGGMDGFILGHLLTQFQGPPLPKLSAVLRDYYGETQGQIGLKANARRKNFQSKVDLNSFTNQVISAVYLYDYIRNDSILQHLNDSILRRISEQGVKQFHHHYLECPAIIPRCLWAARPYKGSPVMLALPLHFVYIHHTYVPSQPCTTFRHCAANMRSMQRFHQDVRQWDDIGYNFVAGSDGYIYEGRGWFWQGAHTKGQNSRGYGVSFIGNYTTELPDQAAMELVKETFMRCAVANNRIVSDYAVQGHRQHRPTLCPGERLFNEIKTWEAFREVEQANGTTGEL, translated from the exons ATGTCAGTCCACGTACAGATTCAGTGCTGCTCCCTGCTCCTCTGGTGGCTTTACCCTGTCCTCGGCTCTGTCAGAG ACTATCACCTCGATAATGTCTTAAGCATCATCGAGGAGTTGGAAGGCCTCGCCCCAGCGTTGACTATTCTCGATGTGGCCACTGGCCTAGGGGGACTGCGGACCTCTGACCAGGATTACCGCCATCTTCTTCTCGGTGATGGCTCAGCCCCTCCCGCTTCTCTGCCACCTCTCTCCGAAGACCAGCTGTCTTTTATGAGAGACGTCATGAACCACAGAGCCAGCCCTCCAGCTGAGCGCGGTGTGGTCCTCACTCCGGACGGGACCACCATCGCTTTGGCCAACCTGATGGCGGGGATAGAAGCTGGACTGAGAAGGAAGAAGGACTGCTCTTGGCCGGACGTAGCTGGGGACGCCCCGATTGATAATCTTTACGCTCTGACGTTAGCCAAAGATCTCGGCTTAGCAATCGTGGCCCATCACTCAAACAGCAGCCAGGTGTTACTGGGACCCAATGGCTGCTGGGACAATGTGATTTCTCCTCAGGTTTTCACTGGGCTGGGTCCCTTgtctctcgccacagatgctgtgaTGAATGGAGGCATGGATGGCTTCATCCTGGGACACCTTCTAACTCAGTTCCAAGGCCCACCATTGCCCAAGCTCAGTGCTGTGCTGAGGGATTACTATGGCGAGACCCAGGGGCAGATAGGCCTCAAGGCCAATGCACGGCGAAAGAACTTTCAGTCAAAGGTTGACCTCAATTCTTTTACCAATCAGGTTATAAGTGCAGTTTATCTATATGACTACATCAGGAATGATTCAATTCTCCAACACCTCAATGACAGCATCCTTAGAAGAATTTCTGAGCAAGGAGTTAAACAGTTTCATCATCACTATCTTG AATGTCCCGCCATTATTCCTCGGTGCCTGTGGGCTGCCAGACCGTACAAAGGGTCTCCGGTGATGCTCGCGCTTCCCCTGCACTTTGTCTATATCCACCACACCTACGTGCCCAGCCAGCCCTGCACCACCTTCCGCCATTGTGCAGCGAACATGAGGAGCATGCAACGCTTCCACCAGGATGTTCGTCAATGGGACGACATCGGCTACAA CTTTGTTGCAGGCTCTGATGGATACATCTATGAAGGACGTGGATGGTTCTGGCAGGGAGCTCACACCAAAGGGCAGAACTCAAGGGGGTATGGAGTCAGTTTTATCGGTAACTACACCACCGAGCTCCCAGACCAGGCAGCAATGGAACTAGTCAAGGAAACGTTCATGAGGTGCGCTGTTGCTAACAACAGAATCGTCAGTGATTACGCCGTTCAGGGCCATCGGCAACACAGACCAACCCTGTGCCCAGGGGAAAGGCTCTTCAACGAAATCAAGACCTGGGAGGCATTCAGG GAGGTCGAACAAGCCAATGGAACCACTGGTGAGTTGTAA